In the Kribbella sp. NBC_00482 genome, one interval contains:
- the rimM gene encoding ribosome maturation factor RimM (Essential for efficient processing of 16S rRNA), translating into MLVTVGRIGRAHGIKGEVGIDVRTDEPDRRFADGATVVTDAKVPRTLTIASSRWHSGKLLVKFADVPDRTAAEQLRNLVVQSEIDADERPQDPEEYYDRDLVGLAVRTTDGADVGEVTDVVHLPSQDLLEIRRTAGNLVLVPMVEELVPEIDIDKRYVVVADRPGLLDPEGAEVVQTESGD; encoded by the coding sequence GTGTTGGTGACTGTCGGGCGGATCGGCCGCGCACACGGGATCAAGGGCGAGGTCGGCATCGACGTGCGTACCGACGAGCCGGATCGCCGGTTCGCCGACGGCGCGACCGTCGTGACCGATGCCAAGGTGCCCCGGACGCTGACCATCGCCTCGAGCCGCTGGCACAGCGGGAAGTTGCTGGTGAAGTTCGCCGACGTGCCGGACCGGACCGCGGCGGAGCAGTTGCGCAACCTGGTCGTCCAGTCCGAGATCGACGCCGACGAACGCCCGCAGGACCCGGAGGAGTACTACGACCGCGACCTGGTCGGCCTCGCGGTCCGCACCACCGACGGCGCCGACGTCGGCGAGGTGACCGACGTCGTCCACCTGCCGTCGCAGGACCTCCTGGAGATCCGGCGTACCGCGGGCAACCTCGTGCTGGTCCCGATGGTCGAGGAGCTCGTCCCGGAGATCGACATCGACAAGCGGTACGTCGTCGTGGCGGACCGCCCCGGCCTGCTCGACCCCGAGGGCGCAGAGGTGGTCCAAACCGAGTCAGGAGACTGA
- a CDS encoding carbohydrate ABC transporter permease, with protein sequence MTRYRLRGLALHGALILALLVFMFPFLWTIVMASNTTADIYRFPPKFGFGGHFFDNVRQVFENVAFFQSMANTVVVAVSTTLLVLFFDSLAAFTFAKFRFPGRNALFVILLATMLLPAQLAAVPQFQTMAILGWVGSLKALIIPGAANAFGIFWMRQYFQNSIHDELIEAATLDGCGFFGTYWHVALPSARPALAFLGIFTFVGSWNDYMWPLIVLTNPDHVTLQVALSTLNRSHGVDYSMVMTGALLAMIPLVIVFAIFARQFIKGATEGAVRG encoded by the coding sequence ATGACGCGGTACCGGTTGCGCGGGCTCGCGCTGCACGGGGCACTGATCCTGGCGTTGCTGGTGTTCATGTTCCCGTTCCTGTGGACGATCGTGATGGCGTCCAACACCACCGCGGACATCTACCGGTTCCCGCCGAAGTTCGGCTTCGGCGGCCATTTCTTCGACAACGTCCGGCAGGTGTTCGAGAACGTCGCGTTCTTCCAGTCGATGGCGAACACCGTTGTCGTGGCGGTCTCGACCACGCTGCTGGTGTTGTTCTTCGACTCGCTGGCCGCGTTCACGTTCGCCAAGTTCCGGTTCCCGGGGCGGAACGCGTTGTTCGTGATTCTGCTGGCGACGATGCTGCTGCCGGCGCAACTGGCCGCCGTACCGCAGTTCCAGACGATGGCGATCCTCGGCTGGGTCGGCTCGCTGAAGGCGCTGATCATCCCGGGCGCGGCGAACGCGTTCGGCATCTTCTGGATGCGGCAGTACTTCCAGAACTCGATCCACGACGAGCTGATCGAGGCCGCGACCCTGGACGGCTGCGGCTTCTTCGGAACGTACTGGCACGTCGCGCTGCCGTCGGCACGCCCGGCGCTGGCGTTCCTCGGCATCTTCACGTTCGTCGGTTCCTGGAACGACTACATGTGGCCGCTGATCGTGCTGACCAACCCGGACCACGTGACGCTGCAGGTCGCCCTGTCGACACTGAACCGCTCGCACGGTGTGGACTACAGCATGGTGATGACCGGCGCGTTGCTCGCGATGATCCCGTTGGTGATCGTGTTCGCGATCTTCGCCCGCCAGTTCATCAAGGGCGCGACGGAAGGCGCGGTCCGCGGCTGA
- a CDS encoding DeoR/GlpR family DNA-binding transcription regulator, producing MLPKQRQDQIVRALRADGAGGVKVLAGKLGVSEATIRRDLEQLHAEGRLTRVYGGALAVDGGDEPFADVNAVHAEEKDRIARRAAELVADGESVLLDIGTTALRVAQHLHGRSLTVVTSNLAVLEELQYDEQIELIVLGGFVRRSYRSLVGYLTEESLRQIHVDWLFLGTSGVRPDGRVMDSTMIEVPVKRAMINAADRVVLLADRTKFPGHGVARVCEPGELSMVVTEADSDKATRVQLTEAGVEVVLA from the coding sequence GTGTTGCCGAAGCAGCGTCAGGATCAGATCGTCCGCGCGCTCCGGGCCGACGGGGCCGGGGGCGTCAAGGTGCTGGCCGGGAAGCTCGGGGTCAGCGAGGCCACCATCCGGCGCGACCTCGAGCAGTTGCACGCCGAGGGTCGCCTGACCCGTGTGTACGGCGGAGCGCTCGCGGTCGACGGCGGTGACGAGCCGTTCGCCGACGTGAACGCCGTACATGCCGAGGAGAAGGACCGCATCGCGCGTCGTGCTGCCGAGTTGGTCGCCGACGGCGAGTCGGTGCTGCTGGACATCGGTACGACGGCACTCCGGGTCGCACAGCACCTGCACGGGCGGTCGTTGACCGTGGTGACCAGCAACCTCGCCGTACTGGAGGAGCTGCAGTACGACGAGCAGATCGAGCTGATCGTGCTGGGCGGATTCGTACGGCGCAGCTACCGGTCGCTGGTCGGCTACCTGACCGAGGAGAGCCTGCGGCAGATCCACGTCGACTGGCTGTTCCTGGGGACCAGCGGGGTCCGGCCGGACGGACGGGTCATGGACAGCACGATGATCGAGGTGCCGGTCAAGCGGGCGATGATCAACGCCGCCGACCGAGTGGTCCTGCTCGCCGACCGGACGAAGTTCCCGGGACACGGTGTCGCCCGGGTGTGCGAACCGGGGGAGCTCTCGATGGTCGTGACCGAGGCTGACTCCGACAAGGCAACCCGTGTCCAACTGACCGAAGCAGGAGTAGAGGTGGTTCTGGCGTGA
- a CDS encoding 6-phospho-beta-glucosidase: MKLTILGGGGFRVPLVYHALLGDRGAGRVTSVVLYDTDQSRLSAIAAVLRQQAAGVDSPPSDPPVVTATTDLDEALRGADFVFSAIRVGGLEGRTVDERVALGLGVLGQETVGAGGIAYGLRTLPVAVQIAQRIAAVAPDAWTINFTNPAGMVTEAMIPYLGDRVIGICDSPSGLGRRAALALGVDPSTAFYDYAGLNHLGWLRGLRSGGVDRLPDLLQSAEALASFEEGRLFGVDWLRSLGSIPNEYLHYYYFARETLAAVQGVRQTRGTFLLGQQSAFYAETGQHPEQAFELWQKTRAERESTYMVESREVADAGERDERDMAAGGYEQVALSLMRAIAHNERASLILNVRNRGVLRHLDDDAVVEIPCTVDANGALPVTVSQLTDHQAGLVSAVKAVERATIEAATTASRATAVKAFAYHPLVDSVTVGRSLLDTYVEQLPNLAYLRS, translated from the coding sequence GTGAAGCTGACGATCCTGGGTGGGGGCGGCTTCCGGGTTCCGCTCGTGTACCACGCGTTGCTCGGCGACCGCGGGGCCGGACGGGTCACGTCGGTCGTTCTCTATGACACCGATCAATCGCGCCTGTCCGCCATCGCCGCGGTGCTGCGTCAGCAGGCGGCAGGCGTCGATTCGCCTCCTTCCGACCCACCCGTCGTGACTGCGACGACCGACCTCGACGAGGCGTTGCGGGGCGCCGATTTCGTCTTCTCGGCGATCCGGGTCGGCGGGCTCGAGGGGAGGACCGTCGACGAACGGGTCGCCCTGGGTCTCGGCGTACTGGGGCAGGAGACCGTCGGCGCCGGCGGGATCGCCTACGGGCTGCGGACGCTGCCGGTCGCCGTACAGATCGCTCAGCGGATCGCGGCGGTCGCTCCGGACGCGTGGACCATCAACTTCACCAACCCGGCCGGCATGGTGACGGAGGCGATGATTCCGTACCTGGGCGACCGGGTGATCGGCATCTGCGACTCCCCGTCGGGGCTGGGGCGCCGAGCGGCTCTGGCACTCGGGGTGGACCCGTCTACCGCGTTCTACGACTACGCCGGCCTGAACCACCTCGGCTGGCTGCGCGGGCTCCGCTCCGGTGGAGTGGACCGGTTGCCGGACCTGCTGCAGTCGGCTGAGGCGCTGGCCTCCTTCGAGGAGGGTCGGCTGTTCGGTGTGGACTGGCTGCGGTCGCTGGGGTCGATTCCGAACGAGTACCTGCACTACTACTACTTCGCGCGCGAGACGCTGGCCGCCGTACAGGGGGTGCGGCAGACGCGTGGCACGTTCCTCCTGGGGCAGCAGTCCGCGTTCTACGCCGAGACCGGGCAGCATCCCGAGCAGGCGTTCGAGCTGTGGCAGAAGACGCGGGCCGAGCGTGAGTCGACGTACATGGTGGAGAGCCGTGAGGTCGCGGACGCGGGGGAGCGGGACGAACGCGACATGGCGGCCGGTGGGTACGAGCAGGTCGCGCTGTCGCTGATGCGGGCGATCGCGCACAACGAGCGGGCCTCGCTGATCCTGAACGTCCGCAACCGCGGCGTACTGCGCCATCTCGACGACGACGCCGTGGTGGAGATCCCCTGCACGGTGGACGCCAACGGGGCACTGCCGGTGACCGTGTCGCAACTGACCGACCACCAGGCCGGTCTGGTGAGCGCCGTGAAGGCCGTCGAGCGCGCGACGATCGAGGCCGCCACCACAGCCTCCCGGGCCACTGCTGTGAAGGCCTTCGCCTACCATCCGCTCGTAGACTCGGTGACGGTCGGCCGCAGTCTGCTGGACACGTACGTCGAGCAGCTCCCGAACCTGGCGTACCTACGCTCCTGA
- a CDS encoding carbohydrate ABC transporter permease: MTATATVPTSTLTTTPARRRIWSYWRFYLALSPFYVLFAVFGLYPMLSTIVLAFQRWDGLSARKFTGLDNFAFLVKDPTFWTALENTVVLFLMSTVPTLVLALLLAVMLQSAVRFTNVYRIAYFIPNVTSLVAMAIFFSSIFSTNFGLVNAALRSLGIPQQDWLGQPWGIKIAISTMIVWQWVGYNTLIYLAGLQAIPKDQYEAAKVDGAGAVRTFFSITLPQLRPVVLFTVIMSTIGGLQTFTEPQVMVGNSGGTGQSGMTVVLFFYRSAFLDNDYGYAAAIALSIFALVLLFTAINWRIFRGRSEDR; the protein is encoded by the coding sequence GTGACCGCTACGGCGACCGTGCCCACCAGCACGCTGACGACAACGCCTGCCAGGCGGCGGATCTGGTCGTACTGGCGGTTCTACCTGGCGCTGTCACCGTTCTACGTCCTGTTCGCGGTGTTCGGGCTGTACCCGATGCTGTCCACGATCGTGCTGGCGTTCCAGCGCTGGGACGGCCTGAGCGCCCGCAAGTTCACCGGGCTGGACAACTTCGCGTTCCTGGTCAAGGACCCGACGTTCTGGACGGCGCTGGAGAACACCGTCGTACTGTTCCTGATGTCGACGGTCCCGACACTGGTGCTCGCGCTGCTGCTGGCGGTCATGCTGCAGTCGGCGGTCCGGTTCACCAACGTCTACCGGATCGCGTACTTCATCCCGAACGTCACGTCGCTGGTCGCGATGGCGATCTTCTTCAGCTCGATCTTCAGCACGAACTTCGGCCTGGTGAACGCCGCGCTGCGGTCGCTCGGCATCCCGCAGCAGGACTGGCTCGGGCAGCCGTGGGGTATCAAGATCGCGATCTCCACGATGATCGTGTGGCAGTGGGTCGGGTACAACACGCTGATCTACCTGGCCGGTCTGCAGGCGATCCCGAAGGACCAGTACGAGGCCGCCAAGGTGGACGGGGCGGGAGCGGTACGGACGTTCTTCTCGATCACGTTGCCGCAGCTGCGTCCCGTCGTACTGTTCACCGTCATCATGTCGACGATCGGCGGACTGCAGACGTTCACCGAGCCGCAGGTGATGGTCGGCAACAGCGGCGGCACCGGGCAGAGCGGGATGACCGTGGTGCTGTTCTTCTACCGGTCCGCGTTCCTGGACAACGACTACGGGTACGCCGCCGCGATCGCGCTGAGCATCTTCGCGCTCGTGCTGTTGTTCACGGCAATCAACTGGCGGATCTTCCGTGGACGGAGTGAGGACCGATGA
- the rplS gene encoding 50S ribosomal protein L19, which yields MSNILNELDNASKRDDIPAFRAGDTVNVHVKVVEGNRSRVQVFKGVVIRRQGGGLQETFTVRKVSFGVGVERTFPLHTPIVDKIEVVTRGDVRRAKLYYLRELRGKAAKIKEKREVPAS from the coding sequence ATGAGCAACATCCTGAACGAGCTCGACAACGCGAGCAAGCGCGACGACATCCCGGCCTTCCGCGCCGGTGACACCGTGAACGTGCACGTGAAGGTCGTCGAAGGAAACCGGTCCCGCGTCCAGGTGTTCAAGGGTGTCGTGATCCGCCGCCAGGGTGGTGGCCTGCAGGAGACCTTCACGGTCCGCAAGGTCAGCTTCGGCGTCGGCGTCGAGCGGACCTTCCCGCTGCACACCCCGATCGTCGACAAGATCGAGGTCGTGACCCGCGGAGACGTCCGCCGCGCCAAGCTGTACTACCTGCGCGAGCTGCGCGGTAAGGCGGCGAAGATCAAGGAGAAGCGCGAAGTCCCGGCCTCCTGA
- a CDS encoding RNA-binding protein yields the protein METEALEHLVRGIVDNPDDVNVRARNLRRGRTLEVHVHPDDIGKVIGRNGRTATAIRTVVGALSSESSLRIDFVDEFNKRPRR from the coding sequence ATGGAGACCGAGGCGCTCGAGCACCTGGTCCGAGGCATCGTGGACAACCCCGACGACGTCAACGTCCGGGCCCGGAACCTGCGGCGTGGCCGCACCCTTGAGGTGCACGTCCACCCCGACGACATCGGCAAGGTGATCGGCCGCAACGGCCGGACCGCCACCGCGATCCGCACCGTCGTCGGCGCCCTCAGTTCCGAGTCCTCGCTGCGCATCGACTTCGTCGACGAGTTCAACAAGCGCCCCCGGCGCTGA
- a CDS encoding SPFH domain-containing protein: protein MLWTYLIIAAIALVVLLLLFRMVWRVAEPNEALIISGLGAHSSTEQVNETLGFKIVVGRGTAVLPGFQTVRRLPLDIRATPLTVTCVSSQGIPLHIKGVTAYKVGDDYGSIANAARRFLEQSDEQVMGTIHELFAGHLRAIVGSTTVEEMLHDRETLTTNIRGSLAGDMEKLGLVVDSLQIQEIDDESGYIKNLGRPQAAAVEAAARIAQAERDREATEREQAAAAKKAAAVRESSIAQAGYQAEVDQANSKASQSGPLAEALARQQVVVAETETAKLNASLSEKQLESTVLKPADAEAYRQRTLAQAARDAQIAAAEANAREVQLRGEAQAKATELNGKAEASAVQAKAMAEAAGIKARAEALATNTEAVVAQQLAEAYPAIVTAAASSFDKVGNMVVLNGAQGIEDTLVKTITMGGSGFALAKQLIDSLATKKEEAPKLEPVPDESA, encoded by the coding sequence ATGCTCTGGACGTACCTGATCATCGCGGCGATCGCGCTGGTCGTCCTTCTGCTCCTGTTCCGGATGGTCTGGCGGGTGGCGGAGCCGAACGAGGCTCTGATCATCTCCGGCCTCGGCGCGCACTCGAGCACCGAGCAGGTCAACGAGACCCTCGGTTTCAAGATCGTCGTCGGCCGCGGCACCGCGGTTCTCCCGGGCTTCCAGACCGTACGGCGGTTGCCGCTGGACATCCGCGCGACGCCGCTGACCGTGACCTGCGTGTCCAGCCAGGGCATCCCGCTGCACATCAAGGGCGTCACGGCGTACAAGGTCGGCGACGACTACGGCTCGATCGCGAACGCCGCCCGGCGGTTCCTGGAGCAGAGCGACGAGCAAGTGATGGGCACCATCCACGAACTGTTCGCGGGTCACCTGCGGGCGATCGTCGGCTCCACCACGGTCGAGGAGATGCTGCACGACCGGGAGACGCTGACCACGAACATCCGCGGCTCGCTGGCCGGGGACATGGAGAAGCTCGGCCTCGTGGTCGACTCGCTCCAGATCCAGGAGATCGACGACGAGTCCGGTTACATCAAGAACCTCGGCCGTCCGCAGGCCGCCGCGGTCGAGGCCGCGGCCCGGATCGCGCAGGCCGAGCGGGACCGGGAGGCGACCGAACGCGAGCAGGCCGCCGCCGCGAAGAAGGCCGCGGCCGTCCGGGAGAGCTCGATCGCCCAGGCCGGTTACCAGGCCGAGGTCGACCAGGCGAACTCGAAGGCGTCGCAGTCCGGTCCGCTGGCCGAGGCACTGGCCCGCCAGCAGGTCGTCGTCGCCGAGACGGAGACCGCCAAGCTGAACGCTTCGCTGTCCGAGAAGCAGCTGGAGTCGACGGTGCTCAAGCCGGCCGACGCCGAGGCGTACCGGCAGCGCACGCTGGCCCAGGCGGCCCGTGACGCGCAGATCGCGGCTGCCGAGGCGAACGCCCGGGAGGTCCAGCTGCGTGGTGAGGCGCAGGCGAAGGCCACGGAGTTGAACGGTAAGGCCGAGGCGTCCGCCGTACAGGCCAAGGCGATGGCGGAGGCGGCAGGTATCAAGGCGCGCGCCGAGGCGCTGGCCACCAACACCGAGGCGGTCGTCGCGCAGCAGCTGGCCGAGGCCTACCCGGCGATCGTCACCGCCGCGGCGAGCTCGTTCGACAAGGTCGGCAACATGGTCGTGCTGAACGGTGCCCAGGGCATCGAGGACACCCTGGTGAAGACGATCACGATGGGCGGCTCAGGCTTCGCGCTGGCCAAGCAGCTGATCGATTCGCTGGCCACGAAGAAGGAAGAGGCCCCGAAACTGGAGCCGGTTCCGGACGAATCCGCCTGA
- the trmD gene encoding tRNA (guanosine(37)-N1)-methyltransferase TrmD — protein sequence MRLDVVTIFPEYLAALDVSLVGKAAKSGLLDIHLHDLREWTHDRHRTVDDTPYGGGAGMVMKPEPWGQALDAVAPVDGPSQPRLIVPTPAGRPFTQELAYELAAEPWLAFACGRYEGIDARVASYAGERMRVDEVSIGDYVLNGGEVAVLVMVEAVARLLPGVIGNPESLAEESHSGDGLLEYPVYTKPPSWRGYDVPEVLLSGNHGLIADWHHDESVRRTAERRPDLLAAWGDVVAQKEDATSAVRLLPATAADAGEIHVLQLAAFLSEAQLYDDYTIPPLTDDAAATAARLERGTVLKAVAGTRIVGSVQLLVDDTVGQIERLIVAPDWQGRGLGARLLRAAEQVAPAEVTSYALNTGALSDRNLALYRKAGYRELSREPQTPKVDLVRLGKRRRRK from the coding sequence ATGCGTCTGGACGTCGTCACGATCTTCCCGGAGTACCTGGCCGCCCTCGACGTCTCCCTGGTCGGGAAGGCTGCCAAGAGCGGCCTCCTGGACATCCACCTGCACGACCTGCGCGAGTGGACCCACGACCGCCACCGGACCGTCGACGACACCCCGTACGGCGGGGGAGCGGGCATGGTGATGAAGCCGGAGCCTTGGGGACAGGCCCTGGATGCGGTCGCCCCCGTTGACGGTCCCTCGCAGCCGCGGCTGATCGTGCCGACCCCTGCAGGCCGGCCCTTCACGCAGGAGCTCGCGTACGAGCTTGCCGCCGAGCCCTGGCTCGCGTTCGCGTGCGGCCGGTACGAAGGCATCGACGCGCGTGTGGCGTCGTACGCCGGCGAGCGGATGCGCGTCGACGAGGTGTCCATCGGTGACTACGTGCTGAACGGCGGTGAGGTCGCCGTACTCGTGATGGTCGAGGCAGTCGCTCGCCTGCTGCCCGGCGTGATCGGCAACCCGGAGTCGCTGGCGGAAGAGTCACACTCGGGCGACGGCCTGCTCGAGTACCCGGTCTACACGAAGCCGCCGAGCTGGCGCGGGTACGACGTACCTGAGGTCCTGCTGTCCGGCAACCACGGCCTGATCGCCGACTGGCACCACGACGAGTCGGTACGGCGTACTGCGGAACGCCGGCCGGACCTCCTGGCAGCGTGGGGCGATGTGGTCGCTCAGAAGGAGGACGCCACCTCGGCGGTCCGCCTGCTGCCCGCTACGGCTGCTGACGCAGGCGAGATCCACGTGCTGCAGCTGGCCGCGTTCCTGTCCGAAGCGCAGCTGTACGACGACTACACGATTCCGCCGCTGACGGACGACGCTGCCGCGACTGCGGCCCGTCTGGAGCGCGGGACCGTCCTGAAGGCCGTCGCCGGCACCCGCATCGTCGGATCAGTCCAGCTCCTGGTCGACGACACAGTCGGACAGATCGAGCGACTCATCGTTGCCCCCGACTGGCAGGGCCGCGGGCTCGGTGCCCGCCTGCTGCGTGCCGCGGAGCAGGTGGCTCCCGCCGAGGTCACGTCGTACGCGCTGAACACGGGTGCCCTGAGCGACCGGAACCTCGCCCTGTACCGGAAAGCGGGCTACCGGGAGCTCAGCCGGGAGCCCCAGACGCCCAAGGTCGACCTGGTCCGGCTCGGTAAACGCAGACGCCGTAAGTGA
- the rpsP gene encoding 30S ribosomal protein S16: MAVKIRLKRIGKKRTPHYRIVVMDARTKRDGRAIEEIGIYNPKTEPSFIRVSSERAQYWLGVGAQPSEAVEAIFKASGDWQQFKGLPAPAPLRVKEPKRDKQEIFNEALAEAHGSLKTEAVTAKKAAKKAPKSDDTAKVEAAVEAPKADEAPKAEKADDAKAEAKAEAPKADEAAAETTEA, from the coding sequence GTGGCAGTCAAGATCCGTTTGAAGCGCATCGGCAAGAAGCGCACCCCGCACTACCGCATCGTCGTCATGGACGCCCGCACCAAGCGGGACGGCCGGGCGATCGAGGAGATCGGGATCTACAACCCGAAGACCGAGCCGTCGTTCATCCGCGTTTCGTCGGAGCGGGCGCAGTACTGGCTGGGCGTCGGCGCGCAGCCGAGCGAGGCCGTCGAGGCGATCTTCAAGGCCTCCGGCGACTGGCAGCAGTTCAAGGGCCTGCCGGCTCCGGCGCCGCTGCGGGTCAAGGAGCCGAAGCGGGACAAGCAGGAGATCTTCAACGAGGCGCTGGCCGAGGCCCACGGCTCGCTGAAGACCGAGGCCGTCACCGCCAAGAAGGCGGCGAAGAAGGCTCCGAAGTCCGACGACACCGCGAAGGTCGAGGCCGCCGTCGAGGCGCCGAAGGCCGACGAGGCTCCGAAGGCTGAGAAGGCGGACGACGCGAAGGCTGAGGCCAAGGCCGAGGCGCCGAAGGCCGACGAGGCTGCGGCCGAGACCACCGAGGCCTGA
- a CDS encoding ABC transporter substrate-binding protein: MELSRRTLLGGFAAVAGGSLVGCSSGMNSTGTPAKKNAATELTMWCWPGGLGKSVLDDTITHFPDPKIKYSEIGGDFKQKLITTFNGGTSIPDITGLKGEDIASLLPQAERFVDLKTVGADSILGDYLEWKVKQATTLDGKVIGLPIDVGPTALYYREDVFAAAGLPSDPAKVGEQLKTWDDFFAAGVQLKAKNPKALLVWDATDLYDMVIGQGTERYISKDNKFIGDQDHIRKAWDTSVKAMTMKIDGKTPSGSPDWNAGLDQGTVPAHIGAAWVALDIKSAVKKTAGKWRLAPTPGGAANFGGSFLAITKNAADPQKAFDVIKYMLSADNEAKAFADAQIFPSTPAAYDKPQLKAADTFFGGQVPIDVFGPAAKEIPVAYQSPFDDSVAAPFHDELKTVQTGAKTSDAAWSAAVSKAKAIAKRQGVQ, translated from the coding sequence ATGGAGCTCTCACGTCGGACATTGCTCGGGGGCTTCGCAGCCGTAGCGGGCGGGTCGCTGGTCGGCTGCTCGTCAGGAATGAACAGCACCGGTACGCCGGCCAAGAAGAACGCCGCCACCGAGCTCACCATGTGGTGCTGGCCGGGCGGTCTCGGCAAGTCGGTGCTGGACGACACGATCACGCACTTCCCGGACCCGAAGATCAAGTACTCCGAGATCGGCGGCGACTTCAAGCAGAAGCTGATCACCACCTTCAACGGCGGTACGTCGATCCCGGACATCACCGGTCTGAAGGGCGAGGACATCGCGTCGCTGCTGCCCCAGGCCGAGCGGTTCGTGGATCTCAAGACCGTCGGCGCGGACTCGATCCTCGGCGACTACCTGGAGTGGAAGGTCAAGCAGGCCACCACCTTGGACGGCAAGGTCATCGGTCTGCCGATCGACGTCGGCCCGACCGCGCTGTACTACCGCGAGGACGTCTTCGCCGCGGCCGGGCTGCCGAGCGACCCCGCGAAGGTGGGCGAGCAGCTGAAGACCTGGGACGACTTCTTCGCCGCCGGTGTCCAGCTGAAGGCGAAGAACCCGAAGGCGTTGCTGGTCTGGGACGCCACCGACCTCTACGACATGGTCATCGGCCAGGGCACCGAGCGGTACATCTCCAAGGACAACAAGTTCATCGGCGACCAGGACCACATCCGCAAGGCCTGGGACACCTCGGTCAAGGCGATGACGATGAAGATCGACGGCAAGACGCCGAGCGGCTCCCCGGACTGGAACGCCGGTCTCGACCAGGGCACGGTGCCCGCGCACATCGGGGCGGCCTGGGTCGCGCTGGACATCAAGTCCGCGGTGAAGAAGACCGCGGGCAAGTGGCGGCTGGCGCCGACCCCGGGCGGTGCGGCGAACTTCGGCGGCTCGTTCCTCGCGATCACCAAGAACGCCGCCGACCCGCAGAAGGCGTTCGACGTGATCAAGTACATGCTCAGCGCCGACAACGAGGCCAAGGCGTTCGCCGACGCGCAGATCTTCCCGTCGACGCCGGCGGCGTACGACAAGCCGCAGCTCAAGGCGGCCGACACGTTCTTCGGCGGCCAGGTCCCGATCGACGTCTTCGGCCCGGCCGCGAAGGAGATCCCGGTCGCGTACCAGAGCCCGTTCGACGACTCGGTCGCCGCGCCGTTCCACGACGAGCTGAAGACCGTGCAGACCGGTGCCAAGACCTCGGACGCGGCGTGGTCCGCCGCCGTCTCGAAGGCGAAGGCGATCGCCAAACGGCAGGGGGTGCAGTGA
- a CDS encoding carbohydrate kinase family protein encodes MHELDVVVSGLVFQDLVLGLPTAPRPGTEVWATESHESPGGIANFAVALARLGLRTGMAAAFGADPDGDRVWTYLTAEGIDLRLSRRLAGWQTPLTVALAYDNDRALVTRGTPPLLSADELITTPPAARAVAAHIGPWPNEWLAKAKAAGSVVFADVGWDPTEQWDPAVLDQLQHCDVFLPNADEAMHYTRTDSPEQAMRQLAEQVPLVVVSNGAAGATALDASTGEQVAVPAYAVPAADTTGAGDVFAAGFIAATLWDLPLAERVRFAALTAALSVTRLGGADAAPRWADLVAWQAAHTEDHHLQALISAHSGR; translated from the coding sequence ATGCATGAGCTGGACGTAGTGGTGTCCGGTCTGGTCTTCCAGGACCTGGTGCTTGGCCTGCCCACTGCGCCGCGTCCCGGCACCGAGGTCTGGGCCACCGAGTCGCACGAGAGCCCGGGCGGTATCGCGAACTTCGCGGTCGCGCTCGCCCGGCTCGGTCTGCGGACCGGCATGGCCGCGGCCTTCGGGGCGGACCCCGACGGCGACCGGGTCTGGACGTACCTGACCGCCGAGGGCATCGATCTGAGACTCTCCCGCAGACTCGCCGGCTGGCAGACGCCCCTCACTGTGGCCCTTGCCTACGACAACGACAGGGCACTGGTCACGCGGGGTACCCCTCCCCTGCTGTCGGCCGACGAGCTGATCACCACGCCGCCGGCCGCTCGAGCCGTCGCTGCCCACATCGGACCCTGGCCGAACGAGTGGCTGGCGAAAGCGAAGGCGGCCGGCAGCGTGGTGTTCGCAGACGTCGGCTGGGACCCGACCGAGCAGTGGGACCCGGCAGTGCTCGACCAGCTCCAGCACTGCGACGTGTTCCTGCCGAACGCCGACGAGGCCATGCACTACACGCGGACGGACTCACCAGAGCAGGCCATGCGCCAACTGGCGGAGCAGGTGCCGCTGGTGGTCGTGTCCAACGGTGCTGCGGGCGCCACTGCGCTCGACGCGAGTACTGGCGAGCAGGTCGCCGTACCTGCGTATGCGGTCCCGGCGGCGGACACCACCGGGGCGGGTGATGTGTTCGCCGCCGGCTTCATCGCCGCCACGCTCTGGGACCTGCCACTGGCCGAGCGCGTGCGGTTCGCCGCACTCACCGCGGCGCTCTCCGTGACCCGGCTCGGCGGCGCGGACGCCGCACCACGCTGGGCCGACCTCGTGGCCTGGCAGGCCGCGCATACCGAAGACCACCACCTCCAGGCGCTGATCAGCGCACACTCAGGAAGGTAG